From the genome of Longimicrobium sp., one region includes:
- a CDS encoding lysylphosphatidylglycerol synthase domain-containing protein, with the protein MSLAPAVALCLLLVAADLALRALRIHLFLKGAGHPLPYREVFVLNVFGDAAAVVTPLRIGGEPARLGGMIFAGVSLAMAIPLLAVEVVSYSVVVAIAAIIAGLIYAPGWWRGVGPEMIQSFRWVVPWIVAVVIGSVLVWWIVHRRRRAAGKPRRSRIVWSSVRGALGWPLAASVPLTLMSVASRVAVLPVLAQTLPDPPPIQVLAISSFALIYGQLFLPTPGGAGAIELAFSSGAAGDLGGSLGTVFLFWRICTAGLPIVLGFGLAIPRYGMAAVRMALRGRHSHQQGPVGPAP; encoded by the coding sequence TTGTCGCTCGCGCCGGCCGTCGCACTCTGCCTGCTCCTCGTGGCCGCCGACCTGGCGCTGCGGGCCCTGCGCATCCACCTCTTTCTGAAAGGAGCGGGGCACCCGCTGCCGTACCGCGAGGTCTTCGTCCTCAACGTCTTCGGCGACGCGGCGGCGGTGGTGACGCCGCTGCGCATTGGCGGGGAGCCGGCGCGGTTGGGGGGAATGATCTTCGCCGGCGTGTCGCTGGCGATGGCGATCCCCCTGCTGGCGGTGGAGGTGGTGAGCTACTCGGTGGTCGTCGCGATCGCGGCGATCATCGCCGGGCTGATCTACGCGCCTGGGTGGTGGCGCGGGGTCGGGCCGGAGATGATCCAGTCGTTCCGCTGGGTGGTGCCCTGGATCGTGGCGGTGGTGATCGGCAGCGTGCTGGTGTGGTGGATCGTGCACCGCCGCCGCCGCGCCGCGGGGAAGCCGCGCAGGAGCCGCATCGTGTGGTCGTCGGTGCGCGGCGCGCTGGGGTGGCCGCTGGCGGCGAGCGTCCCGCTGACGCTGATGAGCGTGGCCTCCCGCGTCGCCGTCCTTCCCGTGCTGGCGCAGACCCTCCCCGACCCGCCGCCGATCCAGGTACTCGCCATCAGCTCCTTCGCGCTGATCTACGGGCAGCTCTTCCTCCCCACGCCGGGCGGGGCGGGCGCAATCGAACTCGCCTTCTCCAGCGGCGCCGCCGGGGACCTGGGTGGGAGCCTCGGGACGGTCTTCCTCTTCTGGCGCATCTGCACGGCGGGGCTCCCCATCGTCCTCGGCTTCGGCCTGGCGATCCCGCGCTACGGCATGGCCGCGGTGCGGATGGCGCTGCGCGGGCGGCACTCGCATCAGCAGGGGCCGGTGGGACCCGCGCCGTGA